The Winogradskyella schleiferi genome has a window encoding:
- a CDS encoding bifunctional nuclease family protein, producing the protein MSLVRLNIKGISYSQTQNGAYALILNEVDGDRKLPIVIGAFEAQSIAIALEKEIRPPRPLTHDLFKNFADRFDVVVKQVIIHKLVDGVFYSSLICERDKIEEIIDARTSDAIALALRFQAPIFTYKNILDKAGIYLKVNPKKEEDEEQDSILVDDLIVEEIEAASAEQEGYKNKSLDELNSLLDEAVTNEDYEKAAKIRDEISKR; encoded by the coding sequence ATGAGTTTAGTTCGTTTAAATATCAAAGGCATTTCTTACAGTCAAACCCAAAATGGTGCCTACGCTTTAATACTTAATGAAGTAGATGGTGACCGAAAATTGCCAATAGTTATTGGTGCTTTTGAAGCACAATCTATTGCTATCGCATTGGAGAAGGAAATTCGCCCTCCACGTCCTTTGACTCACGATTTATTTAAAAACTTCGCAGACCGTTTCGATGTTGTCGTTAAACAAGTGATTATTCATAAGTTGGTTGATGGTGTGTTTTATTCAAGTTTAATCTGTGAACGCGATAAAATTGAAGAAATTATCGATGCTAGAACTAGTGATGCTATTGCATTGGCCTTACGTTTTCAGGCACCAATTTTTACTTATAAAAATATTTTGGACAAAGCAGGGATTTACCTGAAAGTCAATCCTAAAAAAGAGGAAGATGAAGAACAGGATAGTATTCTTGTTGATGACCTCATAGTTGAAGAAATCGAAGCTGCATCAGCAGAACAAGAAGGTTATAAAAATAAATCTCTCGATGAGCTAAATTCGCTCTTAGACGAAGCCGTAACTAATGAAGACTACGAAAAGGCGGCTAAAATAAGGGATGAAATTTCTAAACGTTAA
- a CDS encoding electron transfer flavoprotein subunit beta/FixA family protein yields MKILVCISHVPDTTSKINFTDGDTKFDTNGVQFVINPNDEFGLTRAMWFKEKQGASVDVVNVGGAETEPTLRKALAIGADSAIRVNTPATDGYAVAKQLAKVVNDGGYDLVIAGRESIDYNGAMVPGMLAGMIGANFVANCISLEVDGTNAKAVREIDGGKETVSTTLPLVIGGQKGLVEESDLRIPNMRGIMMARKKPLTVVEPTDANAETKALSFEKPAPKGTVKLVDADNIDELVNLLHNEAKVI; encoded by the coding sequence ATGAAAATATTAGTATGTATTAGTCATGTACCTGATACAACCTCAAAGATTAATTTTACAGATGGTGATACTAAATTTGACACTAATGGTGTACAATTTGTTATCAATCCTAATGACGAATTTGGTCTAACGCGTGCCATGTGGTTTAAAGAAAAACAAGGTGCAAGTGTGGATGTGGTCAATGTAGGAGGTGCGGAAACTGAGCCAACTTTAAGAAAAGCTTTAGCCATTGGTGCAGATTCGGCTATTAGAGTAAACACACCTGCAACGGATGGTTATGCCGTGGCCAAGCAATTGGCAAAAGTGGTTAACGATGGTGGATATGATTTGGTTATTGCTGGTAGAGAATCCATTGATTACAATGGTGCAATGGTTCCAGGGATGTTAGCAGGAATGATTGGTGCTAATTTTGTGGCCAATTGTATCAGTTTAGAAGTTGATGGCACTAATGCAAAGGCGGTAAGGGAAATTGATGGTGGTAAAGAAACGGTAAGTACTACGTTACCATTGGTTATTGGCGGACAAAAAGGTTTGGTTGAAGAAAGTGATCTACGTATTCCAAATATGAGAGGTATTATGATGGCACGTAAAAAACCTTTAACGGTTGTAGAGCCTACTGATGCAAATGCAGAAACCAAAGCGTTAAGTTTTGAAAAACCAGCACCAAAAGGTACAGTTAAATTGGTAGATGCCGATAATATAGATGAATTAGTGAATTTGCTTCATAATGAAGCTAAGGTGATTTAA
- a CDS encoding thymidylate synthase, which translates to MKQYHDLVKHVLAEGNEKGDRTGTGTKSVFGYQMRFDLSEGFPMVTTKKLHLKSIIYELLWFLKGDTNTKYLTENGVRIWNEWADENGDLGPVYGHQWRNWASEDIDQIKEIIATLKNNPNSRRMLVSAWNPSVLPDTSKSFSENVANGKAALPPCHAFFQFYVANGKLSCQLYQRSADIFLGVPFNIASYALFTMMMAQVCGFEAGDFIHTFGDAHIYNNHMEQLELQLSREPRPLPKMILNPEIKDIFDFEFEDFTLEDYNPHPHIRGKVAV; encoded by the coding sequence ATGAAACAATACCACGACCTAGTAAAACACGTTTTAGCAGAAGGCAACGAAAAAGGAGATAGAACAGGTACAGGAACAAAAAGTGTTTTTGGTTACCAAATGCGTTTCGATTTGAGTGAAGGTTTTCCGATGGTAACCACCAAAAAATTACATCTGAAATCTATTATATATGAATTGCTTTGGTTTTTAAAGGGCGATACAAACACCAAATATCTAACCGAAAATGGCGTAAGAATCTGGAACGAATGGGCAGATGAAAATGGTGACCTCGGACCCGTTTATGGCCATCAATGGCGAAATTGGGCGAGTGAAGACATCGACCAGATAAAGGAGATCATTGCGACTTTAAAAAACAATCCTAATAGTCGTAGAATGTTGGTTTCTGCTTGGAACCCTTCGGTTTTACCAGATACATCTAAATCATTTTCTGAGAATGTAGCTAATGGAAAAGCAGCATTGCCACCATGCCATGCCTTTTTTCAGTTTTATGTCGCTAATGGAAAATTATCTTGCCAACTTTATCAACGTAGTGCAGATATCTTTTTAGGCGTGCCTTTCAATATAGCATCTTATGCTCTATTCACGATGATGATGGCTCAAGTTTGTGGTTTCGAAGCTGGCGATTTTATCCACACCTTTGGTGATGCTCACATTTATAATAATCATATGGAACAATTGGAATTACAACTCTCTAGAGAACCAAGACCATTGCCTAAAATGATTTTGAATCCTGAAATTAAAGATATTTTTGATTTTGAATTTGAAGACTTCACACTTGAGGATTACAATCCTCATCCTCATATTAGAGGGAAGGTGGCAGTTTAG
- a CDS encoding isoamylase early set domain-containing protein — MAIKKQYLKSKPVCKVTFSVPAEEAKSVAVVGSFNEWNTKKATKLKKLKNGTFKGTLDLEKDNSYEFRYLVDGTSYVNDEQADSYAWNEFAGAENSVINL; from the coding sequence ATGGCAATTAAAAAGCAGTATTTAAAAAGTAAGCCAGTTTGTAAGGTAACATTTTCTGTACCTGCAGAAGAGGCAAAAAGTGTAGCAGTTGTTGGAAGCTTTAACGAGTGGAATACTAAAAAAGCTACAAAATTGAAAAAATTAAAAAACGGAACTTTTAAAGGAACGTTAGATTTAGAAAAAGACAACTCTTATGAGTTTAGATACCTAGTTGATGGTACTTCTTACGTCAACGATGAACAAGCAGATTCTTATGCTTGGAATGAGTTCGCTGGAGCAGAAAACAGTGTGATCAATTTATAA
- a CDS encoding electron transfer flavoprotein subunit alpha/FixB family protein: protein MSILVYTESENGKLKKAALEVVSYAKAIADQMGTSVTAVAVNADNAETLGNYGASKVLLVKDDSLKAFNAKKYAAIIENAAKNEGAKVVVVSSSANSKYLAPLLAVGLDAGYVANVVEAPSSVSPFTVKHSAFTNKAFANTEITTDVKIVGLSNNSFGLVDSGGSASVEGFSPSIPDSGVTVESVDKATDKVSIADAEIVVSGGRGLKGPENWGMIEELAEVLGAATACSKPVSDLGWRPHGEHVGQTGKPVASNLYIAIGISGAIQHLAGINASKVKVVINTDPEAPFFKAADYGVVGDAFEVVPKLIEKLKAFKAANA from the coding sequence ATGTCAATTCTAGTATATACAGAATCCGAAAACGGAAAATTAAAAAAAGCGGCTTTAGAAGTCGTGTCTTACGCCAAAGCTATTGCCGACCAAATGGGAACTTCAGTGACGGCAGTTGCTGTTAATGCGGATAATGCGGAAACGCTTGGAAATTACGGAGCCTCTAAAGTACTTTTAGTTAAAGACGATAGTTTAAAAGCGTTTAACGCCAAAAAATATGCAGCCATTATAGAAAATGCTGCAAAAAATGAAGGTGCAAAAGTAGTTGTGGTCAGTTCTAGTGCGAATAGTAAATACTTAGCGCCATTATTGGCTGTAGGTTTGGACGCAGGTTACGTAGCCAATGTGGTAGAAGCACCATCAAGTGTGTCACCATTTACAGTAAAACATTCAGCATTTACAAATAAAGCTTTTGCCAATACAGAAATAACAACTGATGTGAAAATTGTTGGTCTATCCAATAATTCATTCGGATTGGTAGATTCGGGAGGCAGTGCTTCTGTAGAAGGCTTTTCGCCATCAATTCCAGATTCTGGCGTCACTGTAGAGTCTGTTGATAAAGCAACTGATAAAGTAAGTATTGCCGATGCGGAAATTGTTGTCTCAGGAGGAAGAGGTCTTAAAGGCCCAGAAAATTGGGGAATGATTGAAGAACTTGCCGAAGTTTTAGGGGCAGCTACAGCTTGTTCGAAACCTGTATCGGATTTAGGATGGAGACCACATGGCGAACACGTTGGGCAAACAGGAAAACCTGTTGCGTCTAATTTATATATTGCCATTGGTATTTCTGGAGCGATTCAGCATTTGGCAGGTATCAATGCTTCAAAAGTCAAAGTGGTTATCAATACAGATCCTGAAGCGCCTTTCTTTAAGGCTGCAGACTACGGTGTTGTAGGTGATGCATTTGAAGTTGTTCCAAAACTCATTGAAAAATTAAAAGCTTTTAAAGCTGCAAACGCATAA
- a CDS encoding dihydrofolate reductase translates to MFGKKKPVSTIDKDQLELIENAQKRIRQKKRLYIHFVLFLIGAVFLILANTVLGIGKDFTIAGINWFVYAILAWLIIFIYHFISVFITHQFMGKEWEKQQLDKLVNLQQARIEKLKQNFLKEETKIAQTQAYNEAKETSKVSEKKKTSELTIIVAAGEDNAIGRDNSLIWHLSDDLKHFKSLTNGHHIIMGRKTFESFPKPLPNRTHIVITRQKDYKVPQGVIVVNSLEDALDAARFDKQPFVIGGGEIYKQAMPLVDKLEITRVHSTFENADAFFPEIDKSKWEEVNRKTHNADDNHAYAFSFITYIRK, encoded by the coding sequence ATGTTCGGGAAGAAAAAACCAGTCTCAACTATAGATAAAGATCAATTAGAGCTCATAGAAAATGCTCAAAAACGTATTAGGCAAAAGAAGCGTTTGTACATACATTTTGTACTCTTTTTGATTGGTGCTGTCTTTTTAATTTTAGCAAATACGGTTTTAGGTATCGGTAAAGATTTTACAATTGCAGGCATAAATTGGTTTGTATATGCCATATTGGCTTGGCTGATTATCTTTATTTATCATTTTATTTCCGTGTTCATTACGCATCAATTTATGGGTAAAGAATGGGAAAAACAGCAACTGGACAAGCTCGTAAACCTGCAACAAGCACGTATAGAGAAATTAAAGCAAAATTTCCTAAAGGAAGAAACCAAAATAGCGCAAACGCAAGCTTATAATGAAGCGAAGGAAACTTCTAAAGTTTCTGAAAAAAAAAAGACCTCTGAATTAACTATTATTGTTGCTGCTGGAGAAGACAATGCTATCGGAAGAGATAATAGTCTGATATGGCATTTAAGTGATGATCTTAAACATTTTAAATCACTGACCAATGGTCACCATATTATTATGGGACGCAAAACTTTTGAAAGTTTCCCAAAGCCCTTACCGAATAGAACACATATTGTCATAACAAGGCAAAAGGATTACAAAGTTCCTCAAGGTGTTATTGTTGTAAACTCTTTAGAGGATGCGCTTGATGCAGCTAGATTTGATAAACAGCCGTTTGTAATTGGTGGTGGCGAAATATATAAACAAGCGATGCCTTTAGTGGATAAGCTAGAAATTACGCGAGTACATTCCACCTTCGAAAATGCAGACGCATTTTTCCCGGAAATTGATAAATCCAAATGGGAAGAAGTGAACAGAAAAACTCATAATGCCGATGATAATCATGCGTATGCGTTTTCATTTATTACGTATATCAGGAAATAG
- a CDS encoding pyruvate dehydrogenase complex E1 component subunit beta gives MKTIQFREAICEAMSEEMRRDESVYLMGEEVAEYNGAYKASKGMLDEFGAKRVIDTPIAELGFAGIAIGSTMTGNRPIVEYMTFNFSLVGIDQIINNAAKIRQMSGGQFNCPIVFRGPTASAGQLGATHSQAFENWFANTPGLKVVVPSNPYDAKGLLKAAIRDDDPVIFMESEQMYGDKGEVPDGEYVLPIGVAEIKREGTDVTIVSFGKIIKEAYKAADELEKEGISCEIIDLRTVRPMDRQAILTSVKKTNRLVVLEEAWPFGNVATEITYLVQSEAFDYLDAPIVKINTADTPAPYSPVLLEEWLPNSNDVVKAVKKVMYK, from the coding sequence ATGAAGACAATTCAATTTAGAGAAGCTATTTGCGAAGCCATGAGCGAAGAAATGCGCAGAGATGAAAGTGTGTACCTTATGGGTGAAGAAGTAGCAGAATACAACGGTGCCTATAAAGCATCTAAAGGCATGTTAGATGAATTTGGAGCCAAACGTGTTATTGATACACCTATTGCAGAGCTCGGTTTTGCTGGTATCGCTATTGGGTCTACAATGACAGGTAACAGACCTATTGTAGAATATATGACCTTTAACTTCTCTTTAGTTGGTATTGATCAAATAATAAATAATGCGGCAAAAATCAGACAAATGTCTGGTGGTCAGTTCAACTGTCCTATCGTATTTAGAGGCCCAACAGCTTCTGCCGGTCAGTTAGGCGCAACGCATTCGCAAGCTTTTGAAAACTGGTTTGCAAACACTCCTGGTTTAAAAGTAGTAGTACCATCCAACCCTTATGATGCCAAAGGTTTGCTAAAAGCTGCCATTAGAGATGACGATCCTGTTATTTTTATGGAAAGTGAGCAAATGTATGGTGATAAAGGTGAGGTGCCAGATGGAGAATATGTATTGCCAATTGGCGTTGCTGAGATTAAGCGCGAAGGCACCGATGTGACTATCGTATCTTTCGGTAAAATTATAAAAGAAGCCTATAAAGCTGCAGACGAATTGGAGAAAGAAGGCATTTCTTGTGAAATCATAGATTTGCGTACGGTAAGACCTATGGACAGGCAAGCAATCTTAACTTCTGTTAAGAAAACAAATCGTTTGGTCGTTTTGGAAGAAGCATGGCCTTTTGGAAATGTCGCGACAGAAATCACCTATTTAGTTCAGTCGGAAGCCTTTGATTATTTGGATGCTCCAATTGTAAAAATAAATACTGCAGATACTCCTGCACCTTATTCTCCGGTTTTATTAGAAGAATGGTTGCCAAATAGCAACGATGTTGTTAAGGCCGTAAAAAAAGTAATGTACAAATAA
- a CDS encoding phospholipase D-like domain-containing protein codes for MIKLYFDNIESEIIKAIIDAENSIKIAVAWFTNKRIYNALLLKLDQSISIEIIIRDDSINNSTKSIGWDRFIENGGKLYFFNPSENFHHKFFIVDTNFGSTGSYNWTNHAESKNEENVVFVDNKQIIQKFTNEFDSLKLNSIKGNNDNINVKLIENATEFEREYIEKENNDFINGKFEFAEAQLKYNLKEYSDSINLLNKILESEQENIDAISLLGWCYLRLGKNTKALTYAFNAYKVGMKTPECLNLIGCSYSAMEDYKNAIKYFDFAIEKDPNTSVWYKNKMNALDCRGSTNAADKVEIELTKTCSQIIRNKEGVDSYTLMKTYIDFAETFINRNYPTQRKYANYAKEIFENLDENFKDFHDLDDIEMLLNNP; via the coding sequence ATGATTAAATTGTATTTTGATAATATTGAAAGTGAAATTATTAAGGCAATAATCGACGCTGAAAATTCAATAAAAATTGCAGTAGCTTGGTTTACTAATAAGCGTATTTATAATGCATTATTACTCAAATTGGATCAAAGTATTAGTATAGAAATAATTATCAGAGATGATTCTATTAATAATTCAACAAAATCTATTGGCTGGGATAGATTTATAGAAAATGGTGGGAAATTATATTTCTTTAATCCATCCGAAAATTTTCATCATAAATTTTTTATTGTCGATACAAATTTTGGTTCTACAGGTTCTTATAACTGGACAAATCATGCTGAATCGAAAAATGAAGAAAATGTTGTATTTGTTGATAATAAACAAATAATTCAAAAGTTTACAAATGAGTTTGATAGTTTAAAATTAAACTCTATAAAAGGAAACAATGATAACATAAACGTTAAATTAATTGAAAATGCAACGGAATTTGAAAGAGAATATATAGAGAAGGAAAACAATGATTTTATTAATGGGAAATTTGAATTTGCAGAGGCTCAATTAAAATACAATTTAAAAGAATATTCAGACAGCATAAATCTACTAAACAAAATTTTAGAAAGTGAACAAGAAAATATAGATGCTATAAGTTTGTTAGGATGGTGCTATCTCAGATTGGGAAAGAACACAAAAGCTTTAACTTATGCTTTTAATGCCTATAAAGTTGGTATGAAAACTCCTGAATGTTTGAATCTCATTGGTTGCTCATATAGCGCAATGGAGGATTACAAAAATGCGATAAAATATTTTGATTTTGCGATTGAGAAGGATCCTAATACTTCAGTATGGTATAAAAACAAGATGAATGCGTTAGATTGTCGTGGAAGTACAAATGCTGCAGATAAAGTAGAAATAGAATTAACAAAAACTTGTTCTCAAATTATTAGAAACAAGGAGGGAGTTGATAGTTACACATTAATGAAAACCTATATTGATTTTGCTGAGACCTTTATTAATAGAAATTACCCTACACAAAGAAAATATGCTAATTATGCTAAAGAAATCTTTGAAAATTTAGATGAAAACTTCAAAGATTTCCATGATTTGGATGATATCGAAATGCTATTGAATAATCCATAA
- a CDS encoding NupC/NupG family nucleoside CNT transporter, translated as MNQFFKAFLAIFIGLSSITAQELEKTWESTSPQSNYDTLEFKKGEFKFSSNSNKNLEGDYMYQNNLLVLYPNDSLNSIDKYKITELTDSTLVFSGKEISFNLKALKSDAVVASTEVKTDTIIPNQGFSITSLWRGILGMVTLIFIAFLFSSNRKAINWKTVGLGLLFQLIIAIGVLKVDVVKSAFEFIGQGFIAILGFTQAGSEFLFGGMLDVTSFGFIFAFQVLPTIIFFSALTSVLFYLGLIQKVVKGMGWLLTKVLGISGAESLSVAGNIFLGQTEAPLLIKAYLEKMNKSEILLVMIGGMATVAGAVLAAYIGFLGGEDEALQLFYAKHLLAASVMAAPGAIVISKILFPQTEKINTDVAVSQEKIGSNILEAIANGTTEGLRLAVNVGAMLLVFVAFIAMINGILGGIAGFDGIIIEKWNVNWHFTSLNEVIAANTPYDSLSLEFLLGYVFAPLMWLIGVASEDMALMGQLLGIKLAASEFIGYIQLADLKNVANTTHLTYEKSIIMATYMLCGFANFASIGIQIGGIGSLAPGQRTQLSKFGMKALIGGTLASLVSATIAGMIIG; from the coding sequence ATGAATCAGTTTTTCAAGGCCTTTCTTGCTATTTTTATTGGTCTTTCTTCAATTACAGCACAGGAACTTGAAAAAACTTGGGAGTCCACATCTCCGCAAAGTAATTATGATACCTTAGAGTTTAAAAAAGGAGAATTTAAATTTTCTTCTAATTCTAACAAGAATCTTGAAGGCGATTATATGTACCAAAATAATCTGTTGGTACTTTATCCGAACGATTCATTAAACTCAATTGATAAATATAAGATTACAGAATTAACTGATTCTACTTTGGTTTTTTCTGGAAAAGAAATCAGCTTTAATCTCAAAGCTCTAAAGAGTGATGCTGTTGTTGCTTCTACTGAAGTTAAAACGGATACTATTATACCAAATCAAGGATTCTCGATAACAAGTTTATGGCGAGGAATTTTAGGTATGGTAACCTTAATCTTTATCGCATTCTTATTTAGTAGTAACCGCAAAGCCATTAATTGGAAAACGGTTGGGTTGGGATTACTATTTCAACTTATAATAGCTATTGGAGTCTTAAAGGTAGATGTTGTGAAATCTGCTTTCGAGTTTATTGGTCAAGGTTTTATAGCCATACTTGGCTTTACACAAGCCGGTAGCGAATTCTTATTTGGCGGTATGTTGGATGTCACGTCATTCGGTTTCATATTTGCATTTCAGGTATTACCAACAATTATATTTTTCTCAGCTTTAACTTCCGTGTTATTTTACTTAGGGTTGATTCAAAAAGTCGTAAAAGGCATGGGTTGGTTGTTGACTAAAGTTTTAGGTATATCAGGTGCCGAAAGTTTAAGTGTTGCAGGTAATATTTTCTTAGGTCAGACCGAAGCACCTTTGTTGATTAAAGCATATTTGGAAAAAATGAATAAGTCTGAAATTCTCCTTGTTATGATTGGAGGCATGGCGACGGTTGCAGGAGCGGTTTTAGCGGCATACATTGGTTTCTTAGGAGGAGAGGACGAAGCTTTACAGTTATTTTATGCGAAACATTTATTAGCAGCTTCAGTGATGGCAGCACCAGGAGCTATTGTGATTTCAAAAATATTATTTCCACAAACAGAAAAAATAAATACAGACGTGGCTGTATCTCAAGAAAAAATAGGTTCAAACATTTTAGAGGCCATTGCTAATGGAACTACAGAAGGATTAAGGTTAGCTGTTAATGTCGGAGCGATGCTTTTGGTTTTCGTGGCTTTTATTGCTATGATAAATGGAATCTTAGGAGGTATTGCAGGTTTTGACGGTATTATTATTGAAAAATGGAATGTTAATTGGCATTTTACATCTTTGAACGAGGTTATCGCTGCAAATACACCATATGATAGTCTATCCTTGGAATTTCTTTTAGGTTACGTTTTTGCACCTTTAATGTGGTTAATTGGAGTCGCTTCAGAAGATATGGCGTTAATGGGGCAGCTGCTAGGAATTAAATTAGCCGCAAGTGAATTTATAGGCTACATTCAATTAGCGGATTTGAAAAACGTAGCAAACACAACGCATCTTACTTATGAAAAATCAATAATCATGGCAACATACATGCTATGTGGTTTTGCCAATTTCGCCTCAATTGGCATCCAAATAGGCGGTATTGGTTCATTGGCGCCAGGACAACGAACACAGTTATCTAAATTTGGAATGAAAGCTTTAATTGGTGGTACATTGGCTTCATTGGTTTCGGCAACTATTGCTGGGATGATAATTGGGTAA